Genomic segment of Rhodococcus sp. W8901:
CTCGCCCGTGCGGTAGGGGAGTCCGGGCGGGTGGTCACGCTCGAGTACGAACCCCGGCATGCTGCGGTCGCCCGGGACAACGTGGACCGCGCCGGTGTCGGCGGCCGGGTCGACATCCGGGTCGGTGCGGCGCTGGACAGCCTGCCGGCCGTCGAGGCCGACGGCATCGCGCCCTTCGACCTGGTGTTCATCGACGCCGACAAGGTGAACAACTCCAACTATGTGCGGTGGGCGCTGCGGTTGTCGCGGCCCGGCACGGTGATCGTCGTCGACAATGTCGTCCGCGGCGGATCGGTGTCCAACCCCGACCTCGACGACGAGGCCGTCCGCGCCAGCCGCGAGGTGCTCGACCTGCTGGCGGCCGAACCCCGACTCGATGCCACCGCGCTGCAGACCGTCGGGTCGAAGGGCTGGGACGGTTTCGCTCTTGCGCTGGTGGTGAATTGAAACGCGGTCCCCGACGCTGTTCGAGCTGACGCGGACGCGTCGTGCACGTATGGTGTGACGCGCGTGAATCGAACTGACCGTCGAACCTGGGGGACACCGCCGAATGCACAAGCTGAGAACCACTATTGCCGCGGCCGGGCTGGCCGTGCTCCCGCTCCTCGCGGCTGCCCCGGCACATGCCGCCTCGCTCAACATCCCGGGACTAATCAATCAGGGCATCGACACCCTCGAGTACACCGCCGGGTCCGGGGTCTCCGACACCGTTGCCTCGTTGGGCCAGTACGCAGCCGCGCACGCGTATCTCACCGGTGATCCTGCCTCGCGCTACATCGTGGTGCTCGGTGCCCGACTCGACGCCGACGGGTTGCTGCCGGGGGTTCTCAACGCTCGGTTGGATACCGCGGCCGCGATCGCGCGCCTCCATCCGATGAACAAGGTGATCGTCGCGGGTGGGCCGACGCAACCTCTGCCGTACAGCGAATCGCAGGCGATGTTCGCCGGCCTGGTGCTGAGGGGTGTCAATCCCGCGAGCATCATCCTCGAGAACGCCTCGTACTCGACGGTCGACAACGCGCGCAACACCACCGGAATCCTCTCCGCAAATGGCGCGGACGGAGCCGTCCTCGTCACCTCCGCGTCGCACATCGACCGGGCGCTCGGGGCGTTCCGATCCGCGTCGGGCCAGTTCCGGTACACGCCCGTGGCCGTTCCCGGTTGGTGAAACCGGATCGTCGCGCCACGGCAGGCTGAGTGGGCGGCCGCGGCGGGGAGGTAAGGCATGGCGGTTGTGTTGGCTCTGCCGTTCACGGGTCGGTGGCTGGTGCAGAACAGTCCGGCACGGCGAGTGCCCAGCCATGGTGTCGACGTGTTCGGCCAGCGATACGCGATCGACTTCGTCGGGGTCGACGATCGAGGCAGGACAGCGTCGGCACGTGACTGGCGCACGTTTCTTGCGACGGAGCCGCCGTCCCGGTTCTTCGCCTTCGGGCGCCCGATCCTGGCTCCGGTCGACGGTGTGGTCGTTCAGGCGCATGACGGGGAGCCCGATCACCAGGCGCGCAGATCTCAGTTCGCTCTGATCCCCTATGCGGTGGGGCAGCCGTCCCGCCTGCGGCAAGGTCCGGCCTCGATCGCGGGGAACCACCTGATCATCCAGGACCGGCGCAGCGGGATGTTCGTCGCGGTGGTCCACCTGCGGGCAGACACGCTCAGCGTCGCAGTGGGCGACGAGGTGGCGCTGGGGCAACAGATCGCCGAGTGCGGGAACTCGGGAAACTCGACGCAACCGCACGTGCACGTCCAGGTCATGGACAGCCTCGACCTTGCTGTTGCGCAGGGTGTTCCGATGGAGTTCGGGAACTATCGCCAATGCAGCCGTGACGGCACGGGCCTGTGCGACGTCGACTCGGGTATCCCCGAGGAAGGCACGATCGTCACCGCACTCGTTCCCGACGGTCGCTAGGCGCGGGGGCGGGCGGACCGACCCGAATCGGACTCGCCTCCCGGTGTGGGGCGCCGGCCGGTCGTAGCATCGGGTCCGTGGCCAATCCGACCGTCCGCTCCGATGCCTCCGATCCGCTGCGTGTGCTCGTCTACAGCAGTGACGCCTCGACACGCGAGCAGGTGATGCGAGCCCTCGGTCGGCGCCCGCATCCGGACCTTCCGGAGTTGGAGTACGTGGAGGTCGCGACGGCGCCCGTGGTGGTCCGCACGATGGACGCGGGCGGGATCGATCTGGCGATTCTCGACGGCGAGGCGGCGCCGGCAGGTGGCCTGGGAATCGCCAAGCAGCTCAAGGACGAGCTCGATGTGTGCCCGCCGGTGGTGGTGCTGACCGGACGCGCCGACGATGCCTGGCTCGCGGACTGGTCGCGGGCGGAGGCTGCGGTGCCGCACCCGATCGACCCCTTCCGCCTGGCAGCGGCCGTTGTTCCGCTGCTGCGGCGGCCGTGATGTAACCGGTTCCGGCTCGATATTGCGCCGGCATCGGAAGACTCGCGGGGTAAAACCGAAGCCAAGGGTGGCGCCTGTCCCGGTAGGCTGAGGCGTAGATCACATTCTGCGGGTGGATTCTCCTGATTGCGTGATTGTGCGTCTCTCGTGGCTACCCGCCGCTCGTGGTCTGGGTGCGACCGTCCGGCATCGGGCATGGGCGGCCAGGCTCGCGACGAGAGGAGCTGAGGCGACGTGAACGCATACGTGCCGATTCTCGTGCTCGGGGCGATTGCCGCCGCGTTCGCGGTCTTCTCCGTGATCGTCGCGTCGGTCGTGGGACCCAGGCGGCTCAACCGTGCCAAGCTCGAGCCGTACGAGTGCGGGATCGAGCCAACCCCCGCGGAAGTCGGGCGTGGCCTGGCCGGACAGCGGATCCCGGTGAAGTACTACCTCACAGCGATGCTGTTCATCATCTTCGACATCGAGATCGTGTTCCTCTACCCGTGGGCCGTCCACTTCGACGCGCTCGGTGTGTTCGGTCTGGCCGTGATGGCCGTGTTCGTGTTCAACGTCGCGGTGGCCTACGTGTACGAGTGGCGGCGTGGGGGATTGAGCTGGGACTAGGCGTGTTTCGGGTGACTACCGAGCGGAGGTGAACCGGGTATGGGTCTCGAGGAGAAGCTGCCGAGTGGTTTCGTGCTGAGCACGGTCGAGACCGTTGCCGGCTACGCGCGCAAGGGCTCGCTGTGGCCTGCCACCTTCGGCCTGGCCTGCTGTGCGATCGAGATGATGGCCACCACGTCCGGCCGGTTCGATATCGCCCGCTTCGGGATGGAGGCGTTCCGGGCGTCCCCACGCCAGGCCGATCTCATGATCGTCGCCGGCCGGGTCAGTCAGAAGATGGCACCGGTGCTGCGTCAGGTCTACGACCAGATGGTCGAGCCCAAGTGGGTGCTCGCGATGGGGGTGTGCGCGTCGTCGGGTGGGATGTTCAACAACTACGCGATCGTGCAAGGCGTCGACCACGTGGTTCCGGTCGACATCTACCTGCCCGGCTGTCCGCCGCGCCCCGAGATGCTGCTCAATGCGATCCTGATGCTGCACGCCAAGATCCAGGAGATGCCGCTCGGGGTCAATCGTGAGCAGGCCGTGCGGGCGGCGGAGGAGGCGGCGCTGGCCGCCAGGCCCACGATCGACCTCGGCTTGCCGGGGCACGGCGCGGGGACGGTGCTGCGATGACGGACGAGCGTGACCGCGGCCTCGGTGGCCCCGATCCCGAGGCCACCGCCGGTCCGGAGGGGACGGTGCCACCCGAGTCGGTCGCGGGCGGCGAGATGATCGGTCTCCGGCAGGGCATGTTCGGGGTCGGTGGCACCGGCGACACATCCGGTTACGGTCGACTGGTGCGACCGGTCACGTTGCCGGGCGGCACAGCTCGTCCCTACGGCGGCTACTTCGACGTTGTCGTCGACACGCTCGCCGCCGCGCTCGACGGCAGCGGCACGCTGTTCGACGACGCCGTCGAGCGGGTCGTCGTCTTCCGCGGGGAGCTGACCCTGCACGTGCGGCGCGAGTGCCTGCCGACGGTCGCACGGTTGTTGCGCGACGACCCGGACCTGCGGTTCGAACTGTGCCTGGGGGTCAGCGGGGTGCACTACCCGCAGGACTCCGGGCGGGAACTGCACGCGGTGTACCCGCTGATGTCGATCACCCACGGCCGCCGGATACGGCTCGAGGTGGCCGTGCCGGACGCCGACCCGCACGTCCCGTCGCTGTACGGGGTGTACCCCACCACGGACTGGCACGAGCGGGAGACCTACGACTTCTTCGGCCTGATCTTCGACGGTCACCCGTCGCTCGCCAGGATCGAGATGCCCGACGACTGGGTGGGACACCCACAGCGCAAGGACTACCCCCTCGGCGGCATTCCCGTCGAGTACAAGGGGGCGAAGATCCCGCCACCGGACGAACGGAGGGCCTACCAGTGAGCCATCCTCGCGATCCCTTCGCTCGGAACGGTGACGGCGACGCGGTGTTCACCGTCGGCGGGCAGGACTGGGACGAGTTCGCGGACGCGGCCACCGCGGCGCACGACGCCGGGGCGGAACGCATCGTCGTGAACATGGGTCCACAGCATCCGTCGACGCACGGGGTGCTGCGGCTGATCCTCGAGATCGAGGGGGAGACGGTCACCGAGGCCCGCTGCGGTGTCGGATACCTGCACACGGGGATCGAGAAGAATCTCGAGTACCGCAACTGGACGCAGGGCGTCACGTTCGTCACCCGGATGGACTATCTGTCCCCGTTCTTCAACGAGGTCGCGTACTGCCTGGGCGTCGAGAAGTTGCTCGACGTCACCGACCAGATCCCCGACCGCGCCACCGTCATCCGTGTCCTGCTCATGGAGCTCAACCGGATCTCGTCCCATCTCGTCGCGCTCGCGACGGGCGGCATGGAACTGGGCGCGATCACCCCGATGCTGTTCGGCTTCCGGGAACGCGAACTGGTCCTGGACGTGTTCGAGATGATCACCGGATTGCGCATGAACCACGCGTACATCCGCCCCGGCGGGCTGTCGCAGGACCTTCCCGACGGCGCCGTCGGGAAGGTGCGCGAGCTGCTCGACCTCATGCCGCGCCGGTTGAAGGACATCGAGGACCTGCTGAGCGCCAATCCGATCTGGAAGGCCCGAACGAAGGGGATCGGCTACCTGGACCTGACGGGCTGCATGGCTCTCGGTGTCACCGGACCCGTTCTGCGTGCCACCGGCCTGCCGCTGGACGTGCGCCGGTCGGATCCGTACTGCGGCTACGAGACCTACGAGTTCGACGTCGTCACCGAGTCCGGATCCGACTGTTACAGCCGCTACCTCATCCGTCTGCGCGAGATGGCCGAGTCGCTGAAGATCGTCGAACAGTGCCTCGATCGCCTGCGCCCGGGACCGGTCATGTTGGCGGACAAGAAGATTGCCTGGCCCGCCGACCTGGCCGTCGGCGCCGACGGGCTCGGGAACTCGCTCGAACACATCCGGCGGATCATGGGCACCTCGATGGAGGAACTGATCCACCACTTCAAGCTGGTCACCGAGGGATTCCGGGTACCTCCCGGCCAGGTGTACATCGCGGTGGAGTCGCCGCGCGGCGAGCTGGGCGTGCACATGGTCAGCGACGGTGGAACCCGGCCCTTCCGGGTGCACTACCGGGATCCGTCGTTCACCAATCTGCAGGCCGTCTCTGCGATGTGCGAGGGAGGCATGGTGGCCGACGTGATCGCGTCCGTCGCCAGCATCGATCCCGTCATGGGGGGAGTGGACCGATGACCGACGCGCGAGAAGCCGACGGACCGGGCCCGGTGTTCGTCGAGTTGGGCCGTCCCGGCGACCGTCCGAGCTATCCGCCGGACGTGCACGCCCGGCTGGCGGCCGACGCCGAGGAGATCATCGCCCGCTACGAGACCCGCGATGCCGCGGCGGACCACGAGCACGGCCCCGACGGCCCCGGCCGTTCGGCGTTGCTGCCGCTGCTGCACCTGGTCCAGTCCGAGGACGGCTACGTCTCCCCGGCGGGAATCGACTTCTGCGCACGACAACTCGGTCTCACTGCTGCCGAGGTCACCGCGGTCGCCACGTTCTACACGATGTACCGGCGCAGTCCCACCGGCACGTACCACGTCGGCGTCTGCACCAACAGCCTGTGCGCGGTGATGGGTGGTGACGCGATCCACGCCGCGCTCCGTGAACACCTCGGGATCGACGACGCCGAGACCACCGCGGACGGATCGGTGACCCTCGAGCACATCGAGTGCAATGCGGCCTGCGACTTCGCGCCCGTGATGATGGTGAACTGGGAGTTCTTCGACAATCAGACACCGGCGTCGGCGACCGGGATAGTGGACGCCCTCCGGTCGGGAGAGACCGTCACCCCCAGTCGCGGTGCGCCGCTGTGCTCGTTCCGCGACACGGCCCGGGTGCTCGCCGGGTTCCCCGATCGGCGCCCCGGGGCGCTCGAGGCGGGCGGCGGGGCCGGCGACGCGACACTGGCCGGCCTGCGTGCCAGTCGCGAGCATCAGGATCGTCCGGGGCACGACGGGGCCGACGCACTGACACCGGTGCTGAGCCGGTACTGGGACGAGGCTCGGTCGTGGACCCTCGACACCTACCACCGCCATGACGGCTACACCGCGCTGCGGAAGGCGCTCGGAACGAACCCGGACGAGGTGATCCAGACGGTCAAGGACGCCGGGCTGCGTGGCCGCGGCGGGGCCGGGTTCCCGACCGGCATGAAGTGGTCGTTCATCCCGCAGGACCCGCCCGTCAGCAGCGCCGCCGGCACCGCCAAGCCGCACTACCTGGTCGTCAACGCGGACGAGTCGGAACCTGGGACCTGCAAGGACATTCCGTTGATGTTGGCGACGCCGCACGCGCTGATCGAGGGGGTGATCATCGCGGCGTACGCGATTCGGGCCGCGCGCGCCTTCATCTATCTGCGCGGCGAGGTGGTCCCGGTGCTGCGCCGACTCCAGGCCGCGGTGGCCGAGGCGTACGACGCCGGATACCTCGGCCGCGACATCCTCGGATCCGGCTACGACCTCGACATCGTGATCCACGCCGGCGCCGGCGCCTATATCTGCGGTGAGGAGACCGCGCTGCTCGACTCGCTGGAGGGGCGCCGCGGGCAGCCGCGTCTGCGCCCGCCGTTCCCGGCGGTGGCCGGTCTGTACGCCTGCCCGACGGTGGTCAACAACGTCGAGTCCATCGCGAGCGTGCCGCCGATCATCCTCGGCGGACCCGAATGGTTCCGCAGCATGGGCAGCGAGGCGTCACCCGGGTTCACCCTCTACTCCCTGTCCGGCCACGTGACCAGGCCCGGACAGTACGAGGCACCGCTGGGAATCACGTTGCGGCAGCTGCTCGACTACGCGGGCGGCGTCCGGGCCGGGCATCGCCTCAAGTTGTGGACGCCGGGCGGATCGTCCACGCCGATCTTCACCGACGAGCACCTCGACGTGCCGCTCGACTACGAGGGCGTCGCCGCGGCCGGGTCCATGCTGGGCACCAAGGCGCTGCAGATCTTCGACGAGACCACCTGTGTCGTCCGGGTGGTGTTGCGCTGGACGGAGTTCTACGCCCACGAGTCGTGCGGCAAGTGCACCCCCTGCCGGGAGGGCACGTACTGGCTGGTGCAGATCCTCGAACGGCTCGAGCGCGGCGACGGCACCGAGGAGGACCTGTCGAAGCTGCTCGACATCTCGGACACCCTCCTCGGCAAGTCGTTCTGCGCACTCGGTGACGGCGCGGCCAGCCCGATCATGTCGTCGCTGAAGTACTTCCGCGACGAATACATCGCTCACCTCGACCACCACGGCTGTCCGTTCGACCCGGGCGAGGCGGCACTCGTCTCCCGGGTCGCCGCGGGACCGGAAAGGGGGACGCCATGACCGTCAACGTCAACGTCGACGCCTCCGGGCAGCCGGTGCTGTCGGACCGGGTGACCTTCACGATCGACGGGGTGGAGGTCACCGTCCCCAAGGGGACACTGGTGATCCGCGCGGCCGAGGGGATCGGGATTCAGATCCCCCGGTTCTGCGACCACCCGCTGCTCGAACCGGTGGGTGCGTGCCGCCAGTGTCTCGTCGAGGTGGAGGGGCAGCGCAAGCCGCTCGCGTCGTGCACCACCGTCGCGACGGACGGCATGGTGGTCCACACCCAGGTCACGTCCGAGGTCGCCGACAAGGCGCAGAAGGGCGTGATGGAACTGCTGCTCATCAACCATCCGCTGGACTGCCCGGTGTGCGACAAGGGCGGTGAGTGCCCGCTGCAGAATCAGGCGATGTCCAGCGGTCGGGCCGAGTCCCGGTTCGGTGGCGTCAAACGCACCTTCCCCAAGCCGATTCCGCTGTCGACCGAGGTCCTGCTGGATCGTGAGCGATGCGTGCTGTGCGCGCGGTGCACGCGGTTCTCGAGGCAGATCGCGGGCGACCCGATGATCGAACTCCTCGAACGCGGCGCGCTGCAGCAGGTGGGCATCGGGGAGGACGAGCCGTTCGACTCGTACTTCTCCGGCAACACCGTCCAGATCTGCCCGGTCGGTGCCCTCACCGGGGCGGCGTACCGGTTCCGGGCGCGGCCGTTCGACCTGGTCTCGAGCCCCAGCGTGTGCGAGCACTGCGCGAGCGGATGCGCGCAGCGCACCGATCACCGCCGCGGCACCGTGCTGCGTCGCCTGGCCGGTGACGATCCGCAGGTCAACGAGGAGTGGAACTGCGACAAGGGCCGTTGGGCGTTCACGTACGCCGGTGAGCCGGATCGGATCGAGACGCCGATGATCCGCGGCGCCACGGGTGATCTGGTTCCCGCTTCGTGGCCGGAGGCGCTGGCGGTCGCGGCGCGGGGGCTGCGATCGGCCGACGGCGGCGTCGGTGTGCTGGTCGGTGGGCGGGTCACGTACGAGGACGCCTACGCCTACTCGAAGTTCGCGCGGATCGTGCTGGGCACCAACGACGTCGACTTCCGTGCGCGCGTGCACTCGGCCGAGGAAGCGGACTTCCTCGCGGCCCGGGTAGCCGGCCGCATGCTGGGCGCAGATCCGGCGGCGGTCACCTACGACGATCTCGATCGGGCGCCTGCCGTCCTGCTGGTCGCGTTCGAACCCGAGGAAGAATCGCCGATCGTCTTCCTGCGGCTGCGAAAGGCAGTGCGTACCAAGAGGACCGTGGTGCTCTCGATTGCGCCGTTCGCGAGCCGTGGTCTCGGGAAGATATCCGGCCGGCTGCTGCGTGCGGTCCCCGGAGACGAGCCGGCGCTCCTCGACGAGTTGGGCAGTTCGGAGTTCCTGCGTTGCCCCGGCGCGGTGATCCTGGTCGGGGAGCGGGCCGCTGCGATCCCGGGCGCGTTGTCCGCGCTGGCGCGCCTCGCCGACGACACGGGGGCGCACCTGGCGTGGGTGCCGCGGCGGGCCGGTGAGCGCGGTGCGCTCGAGGCCGGGGCGCTGCCGTGCCTGTTGCCCGGCGGTCGGCCGGTCGTGGACGCCGAGGCCCGTCGGCAGGTTGCCGCCGCGTGGGGGGTCGGCGACCTCCCGGGCACGACCGGCCGCGACACCGCTGCCATGCTCGCCGCCGCCGTATCGGGGGATCTCGGTGGATTACTGGTCGGTGGTGTCGAACTCGACGATCTGCCGGATCCGCGGCTCGCATTGTCGGCGATCGACACCGCCGGGTTCGTCGTCAGCCTCGAGTTGCGTCGCAGCGCGGTCACCGACCGTGCCGATGTGGTGTTCCCGGTGGCGCCCGTCGCGGAGAAGGACGGCGCCTTCGTCGATTGGGAAGGCCGTGGGCGACCGTTCGAGGCCGCGCTGCGCACCACCGGCACCGTGCCCGACCAGCGGGTGCTCGACGCCCTCGCCGCCGAGATGGGTGCCCGCCTCGGTCTGCCGGACGTCGCCGCCGCGCACGCCGAACTCGGACGGCTCGGGGCGTGGGACGGGACTCGCCCCACCGCGCCCGGCGTGGTTCCGCGCGGGGCACGGGAACCGGGTCCGGGCGAGGCCGTGCTCGCGGGCTGGCGGATGCTGCTCGACGCCGGGCGGATGCAGGACGGCGAACCGTACCTCGCGGGCACGGCCCGCGCACCGGTGCTGCGACTCTCGGCCGACTGCGCCGACGAGATCGGTGCCCGGGACGGTGATCCGGTGACCGTGGAGAGCGACACGGGAGCCGTCACGCTGCCGCTCGAGGTGACCGACCTGCCCTACCGGGTGGTGTGGCTGCCGCTGAACTCGCCCGGGTCGGCGGTGTACCGGCAACTCGGCCGGGGGCCCGGCGACGTCGTACGCATCCGCCGCGGAGAGTTCGCCGGCGCAGCGGCGAATCCGGCACGGGGGGAGGCTCGGCGATGACCACCCCGATCACCACCCTGGCCTACACGGACCTGTCGATGTTCGGACACGACCCGTGGTGGCTGGTCGTCGCGAAGGCACTGGGCATCTTCGTGTTCCTGGTGCTCACCGTGCTGATCGCGATCTACGCCGAACGGAAGGTGCTGGCGTGGATGCAGATGCGGGTCGGCCCCGACCGGGTCGGCCCCCGCGGCATCCTGCAGAGCCTCGCCGACGGCATCAAGCTCGCGCTCAAGGAGGGCATCGTCCCCAAGGGCGTCGACAAACCTGTCTACCTCCTGGCGCCGATCATCGCGACCGTGCCGGCGTTCATGGCGTTCGCGGTGATCCCGTTCGGTCCCGAGGTCTCGATCCTCGGACACCGGACACCGTTGCAGCTCACCGACCTGCCGGTGGCCGTCCTCTACATCCTCGCCGTCACCTCCGTCGGCGTGTACGGAATCGTGCTGGCGGGGTGGGCATCCGGTTCGACCTATCCGCTGCTGGGTGGCCTGCGGTCCACCGCGCAGGTGATCTCGTACGAGGTTGCGATGGCGCTGTCGTTCGCGGCGGTGTTCCTCGATGCCGGCACGATGTCGACGTCGGGAATCGTTGCCGCGCAGAACGGCCACTGGTACGTGTTCCTACTGCTGCCGTCGTTCCTCATCTACGTCACGTCGATGGTCGGCGAGACCAATCGGGCGCCGTTCGACCTGCCCGAGGCCGAGGGCGAACTGGTCGGCGGTTTCCACACGGAGTACTCGTCGCTGCGGTTCGCGATGTTCATGCTCGCCGAGTACGTCAACATGGTGACGGTTTCGGCGCTGGCGGCGACGCTGTTCCTCGGTGGCTGGCACGCGCCGTGGCCGCTGAACATGTGGGATGGCGCCAACTCCGGGTGGTGGCCGCTGCTGTGGTTCGCCGCGAAGGTCTGGGGCTTCCTCTTCGTGTTCGTCTGGCTGCGCGGCACCCTGCCGCGCCTGCGTTACGACCAGTTCATGAACCTCGGATGGAAGGTGCTCATCCCGGTCTCCGTCGTGTGGGTCATGGTGGTCGCCGCGGTGCGCGCGATGCGCATCGAGGGCTACGAGACCCGGTGGATCGTCCTCGCGGTCGGCGGCGCGGTCGTGGGACTGCTCCTGCTGGCGCTGCTGTACCGCAAGCTGCGTTCCGGACCGCCGGTGCCGGGCCCGGAGACACCGTCGGTGCGCGAACCCTTCGACCCGATGGCCGGTGGATTCCCGGTTCCGCCCCTGCCTGGCCAGGGCGCACGGTCCGACCGCACGCTCGTGCGGTCCGGCCACTCCGGAAAGGAGGATTTCGATGCCTGACTTCTTCGACTCCGTAGCGGGTTTCGGTGTGACCTTCTCGACGATGTTCAAGAAACCCGTGACCGAGTTCTATCCCGAGCAGAAGGTGCCGACGGCCGAGCGGTACCACGGCCGCCACCAACTCAACCGCCACCCGGACGGCCTCGAGAAGTGCATCGGCTGCGAGTTGTGTGCGTGGGCGTGCCCGGCCGACGCGATCTACGTCGAGGGCGCCGACAACACCGACGAGGAACGGTTCTCGCCGGGGGAGCGGTACGGCCGCGTCTACCAGATCAACTACCTGCGCTGCATCGGCTGCGGGCTCTGCGTCGAGGCGTGTCCCACCCGCGCGCTCACGATGACCAACGAATACGAGATGGCCGACGACAACCGCGCCGACCTGATCTACGAGAAGGACCGGCTGCTCGCGCCGCTGCAGCCGGGCATGGAACCCCCGCCACACCCCATGGCGCCGGGCAGCACCGACGAGGACTACTACCGGGGGACGGTGACCGGCACGGCGACCGGTCCCGCGACGCGACCCGGGGAGGTGACCTAGTGGACGCCGGGATGTTGAACGCGACGGCGCTGCTGGCCGCGGACACCTTCACCCGGACATCCACCGGTGAGGGCGTGCAGTTCTGGATCCTGGGCACCATCGCGGTGATCGGCGCGCTCGGCGTGGTGTGCGCGCCCAAGGCGGTGTACTCGGCGATCTTCCTCGCGATGACGATGATCATCCTCGCGGTCTTCTACATTGCACAGGGTGCGCTGTTCCTCGGCGTCGTGCAGGTGGTGGTCTACACCGGCGCGGTGATGATGCTGTTCCTGTTCGTGGTGATGCTCATCGGCGTGGACTCGTCCGATTCGCTGGTCGAAACGCTTCGCGGGCAGCGGATTGCCGCGGTCGTGGCCGGGGTCGGGTTCGGGCTGCTGCTGATCGGGGGACTCGGCAATGCGACGGTCGGGTCGATCGGCCCGGACGGCACGCGGGTCGGATTCGTGGGCCTGGACCGGGCGAATGCCGGCGGAAACGTCGAGGGCCTCGCCGAGGTCGTGTTCATCAGGTACGTGTGGGTGTTCGAACTCACCGGCGCGCTGCTGATCACCGCGACGATCGGCGCGATGGTGCTGGCGCACCGCGAACGCTTCGAGCGGCGCCTCGGTCAGCGGGAGATGTCCCAGCAGCGGTTCCGCGACTGGGGTGCGGGCGAGCCCGACGCGACCGCCCGCGTCACGCCACCGCCCAGCCCCGGCGTCTACGCGCGGCACAACGCCGTCGACATGCCGGCGCGACTGCCCGACGGCACCTACGCGCGGGAATCGGTCAGCAAATTGCTCACGCCGCGCAGTGTTCCGCCGGCCGCCGAGTCGTCCGACCCGGAGGGGGAGCGATGAACCCGGAGAACTACCTGTACCTGGCGGCGCTGCTCTTCACGATCGGCGCGGCGGGAGTGCTGCTGCGGCGCAACGCGATCGTCGTGTTCATGTGCATCGAGCTGATGCTCAACGCCGCCAACCTGGCCTTCGTGACGTTCGCCCGGATGCACGGCAACCTCGACGGCCAGGTGTTCGCGTTCTTCACGATGGTGGTCGCCGCGGCCGAGGTCGTCATCGGACTCGCGATCATCATGACCATCTTCCGCACCCGTCGTTCGGCCTCGGTCGACGACGCCGACCTGCTGAAGTACTGACGTGAACGGGGGGACGGGAATTCAGTCACTCATCTGGCTCCTGCCGGCACTGCCGCTGGTCGGCGCCGCGGTCCTACTGCTCGCCGGTCGGCGCAGCGACCGCTGGGGCCACCTCCTCGGGTGCACCGCGGCGCTCGCATCCTTCGTGGTCGCGGTGGCACTGTTCGTCGACCTGATCGGCCGGGACGCGTCGGACCGTGTCGCGCAGCAGGATCTGTTCACGTGGCTTCCGGTGGCCGGGCTGCAGGTGGACTTCGGCCTCCGGCTCGACCAGTTGTCGATCAGCTTCGTGCTGCTGATCACCGGCGTCGGATCGCTCATCCACATCTACTCGGTCGGCTACATGAAGACAGATCCCGATCGCAGGCGGTTCTTCGCGTACCTCAATCTGTTCCTCGCCGCGATGCTGCTGCTGGTCCTCGCCGACAACTACCTCGGCCTCTACGTCGGCTGGGAGGGTGTGGGTCTCGCGTCGTACCTGCTCATCGGGTTCTGGCAGTTCAAGCCGACCGCCGCGACCGCGGCGAAGAAGGCGTTCGTGGTCAACCGCGTCGGCGACATGGGTCTGATCGTCGCGCTGATGATCATGTTCGCGACGTTCGGCTCGGTGTCGTTCACCGACGTCCTCGGCGGTGTGGGCGACGCGAGCGGCGGAGTGACCACCGCGCTCGGCCTGACCTTGCTGCTCGCGGCGTGCGGCAAGTCGGCGCAGGTTCCGCT
This window contains:
- the nuoI gene encoding NADH-quinone oxidoreductase subunit NuoI, which codes for MPDFFDSVAGFGVTFSTMFKKPVTEFYPEQKVPTAERYHGRHQLNRHPDGLEKCIGCELCAWACPADAIYVEGADNTDEERFSPGERYGRVYQINYLRCIGCGLCVEACPTRALTMTNEYEMADDNRADLIYEKDRLLAPLQPGMEPPPHPMAPGSTDEDYYRGTVTGTATGPATRPGEVT
- a CDS encoding NADH-quinone oxidoreductase subunit J gives rise to the protein MLNATALLAADTFTRTSTGEGVQFWILGTIAVIGALGVVCAPKAVYSAIFLAMTMIILAVFYIAQGALFLGVVQVVVYTGAVMMLFLFVVMLIGVDSSDSLVETLRGQRIAAVVAGVGFGLLLIGGLGNATVGSIGPDGTRVGFVGLDRANAGGNVEGLAEVVFIRYVWVFELTGALLITATIGAMVLAHRERFERRLGQREMSQQRFRDWGAGEPDATARVTPPPSPGVYARHNAVDMPARLPDGTYARESVSKLLTPRSVPPAAESSDPEGER
- the nuoK gene encoding NADH-quinone oxidoreductase subunit NuoK, which encodes MNPENYLYLAALLFTIGAAGVLLRRNAIVVFMCIELMLNAANLAFVTFARMHGNLDGQVFAFFTMVVAAAEVVIGLAIIMTIFRTRRSASVDDADLLKY